One window from the genome of Streptomyces sp. NBC_00287 encodes:
- a CDS encoding ATP-binding protein yields MRGEHTTQSVSQPAQARRAVERAVADHCRATGASCDRGAVQDALLVASELTTNAILHGGGVTDFRVDLVAPGVRVSVSDRSERFPVVTDPGERRAQRRFGGHGWPIVCRLSHDIQVSVLSAGGKRISAVVPLVRKPRVYGGAGAADRSPA; encoded by the coding sequence ATGCGCGGGGAGCACACCACTCAATCCGTGAGCCAACCGGCCCAGGCGCGCAGAGCCGTGGAACGCGCGGTCGCCGACCACTGCCGCGCCACCGGGGCGTCGTGCGACCGCGGCGCCGTCCAGGACGCCCTGCTCGTCGCCTCGGAGCTCACCACCAACGCCATCCTGCACGGCGGCGGAGTCACCGACTTCCGCGTCGACCTCGTCGCACCCGGCGTCCGGGTCTCGGTGAGCGACCGCAGCGAACGGTTCCCGGTGGTCACCGACCCCGGCGAGCGCCGTGCCCAGCGCCGCTTCGGCGGCCACGGCTGGCCGATCGTGTGCCGCCTCTCCCACGACATCCAGGTGTCGGTGCTGTCTGCGGGCGGCAAACGCATCAGCGCGGTGGTGCCGCTGGTCCGAAAGCCGCGGGTGTACGGGGGAGCAGGCGCCGCTGACCGGTCCCCGGCGTGA
- a CDS encoding TetR/AcrR family transcriptional regulator, with translation MPKAVVPEEKRRRRRPTKSGTVLSEALIVETALRLLREHGSAGLTARRLGLALDADPSTLYRYFRGMDDLTLAIGDALIGQALRGWRATGRWRADLRTVGLRIHAAYVAHPQAALLTTNRVTGRANELAADEAVLDVLRTAGFPLPETVRIYHAFIDQTLAFAALDAASLALPSASQRADEAMWRSTYARLPRTTHPRIAEAAPLLATRMVTSAYPTALEMLLDSAEARLPVR, from the coding sequence ATGCCGAAAGCAGTGGTCCCCGAGGAGAAGCGGCGTCGGCGCCGTCCGACCAAGAGCGGCACCGTGCTGTCCGAGGCGCTGATCGTCGAGACCGCGCTGCGCCTGCTGCGCGAACACGGCAGCGCCGGGCTCACCGCGCGCCGCCTGGGGCTCGCCCTGGACGCCGACCCGAGCACGCTCTACCGGTACTTCCGTGGCATGGACGACCTCACCCTCGCCATCGGCGACGCGCTCATCGGGCAGGCCCTGCGCGGCTGGCGGGCGACGGGACGGTGGCGGGCGGACCTGAGGACGGTCGGGCTGAGGATCCATGCCGCCTATGTCGCCCATCCGCAGGCCGCCCTGCTGACGACGAACCGGGTCACCGGCCGGGCGAACGAACTCGCCGCCGACGAGGCGGTGTTGGACGTCCTGCGCACCGCGGGCTTCCCGCTGCCCGAGACCGTCCGGATCTACCACGCCTTCATCGACCAGACGCTGGCCTTCGCCGCCCTGGACGCCGCCTCCCTGGCCCTGCCGAGCGCCTCGCAGCGCGCCGACGAGGCGATGTGGCGCTCGACGTACGCCCGCCTGCCCCGCACCACCCACCCCCGTATCGCCGAGGCGGCACCGCTGCTGGCGACACGCATGGTGACCAGTGCTTATCCGACGGCGCTCGAGATGCTGCTGGACAGCGCGGAGGCGCGGTTGCCGGTTCGCTAG
- a CDS encoding FUSC family protein — protein sequence MWARLRDRVAASDPGLLRLAAGLRTVASIALTLVVLALFGADVPHLVAGAMAAMVSTFAVREKQRGPQAVTLALGLPVALASVTLAALLHSHVVAGDLFFIALIFSAVYGRRFGDRGTALGLIGFQLYFVSLFVGATVSDLPELCAAVVTAVVCSAVVRFALVPETPAGTLERLRDAFRARFAQLVSAQLELLDAGPEEADRALGNVREGTARLHETALMIQGRLEEGTADEGTARLVQRRVADAEIAAERLGLLLLTARSAERTDTLTLHLPGAPVPTAGRLPVRDEAVETLRRDLRALRLLVQHPGGTALAHVRNRLLSYRDEENLPGASPAVQDVFRGIGEAARAVLGLRIALDGPQDESDDTPSTARSREELDAEDAAIDAAKDTPPEEETGLRRPTTRAAVQVAVGSSLAIVGGELLSSHRWYWAVLTCWIVFLNTSSTGEILVKGYRRLLGTVFGVVAGILLAGLVGQHTWTAFALVLLCVFAMFYTAPLSYTLMSFFVTAALGLLYTLLHTYSLSVLVLRIGETALGAACGVIAAALVLPVATDRRTNELLATVLERLGEVTGTAVEQLSGGPPVELLDQARDLDQALADLRAATQPLTHPVTPLRARRDTARYVVALLETAAYHARSLAATAELLPTHPSIAADPRLRGAGRRIAHNIEAIAAHVTDERATDRVETGPSIASLLEPQVPGTTRYGRVTDRVLRHLQRLDESVVGLARPLGVPVGT from the coding sequence GTGTGGGCGCGGCTGCGAGACCGGGTCGCGGCCTCCGATCCGGGGCTGCTGCGGCTGGCTGCGGGGCTGCGGACGGTGGCCTCGATCGCGCTCACCCTGGTCGTGCTCGCCCTGTTCGGGGCGGACGTGCCGCATCTGGTCGCGGGCGCCATGGCGGCGATGGTGTCCACCTTCGCCGTACGGGAGAAGCAGCGCGGCCCGCAAGCCGTCACGCTCGCCCTCGGTCTGCCGGTCGCGCTTGCCTCCGTCACGCTGGCCGCGCTGCTGCACTCCCATGTCGTCGCCGGTGACCTGTTCTTCATCGCGCTGATCTTCAGTGCGGTCTATGGCCGCCGGTTCGGCGACCGCGGCACCGCGCTCGGGCTGATCGGCTTCCAGCTGTACTTCGTGTCCCTGTTCGTCGGCGCCACCGTCTCGGATCTGCCGGAGCTGTGCGCCGCGGTCGTCACGGCCGTGGTGTGCAGTGCCGTGGTGCGGTTCGCGCTGGTGCCCGAGACTCCGGCCGGGACGCTGGAGCGGCTGCGCGACGCCTTCCGGGCCCGGTTCGCCCAGCTGGTGTCGGCACAGCTCGAGCTGCTGGACGCGGGACCGGAGGAGGCGGACCGGGCGCTGGGGAACGTGCGCGAAGGGACGGCGCGGCTGCACGAGACGGCGCTGATGATCCAGGGGCGTCTTGAGGAGGGCACGGCCGACGAGGGCACGGCACGGCTGGTGCAGCGGCGGGTGGCGGACGCCGAGATCGCCGCCGAGCGGCTCGGGCTGCTGCTGCTCACCGCCCGCAGCGCCGAACGTACGGACACGCTGACCCTGCATCTGCCCGGCGCGCCCGTCCCCACGGCCGGCCGGCTGCCCGTACGGGACGAGGCGGTCGAGACACTGCGGCGGGATCTTCGGGCCCTGCGGCTGCTCGTGCAGCACCCGGGCGGCACGGCGCTGGCCCATGTGCGCAACCGCCTGCTCTCCTACCGCGACGAGGAGAACCTGCCCGGGGCCTCCCCGGCCGTGCAGGACGTCTTCCGCGGGATCGGCGAGGCCGCCCGGGCGGTCCTGGGCCTGCGGATCGCGCTCGACGGGCCGCAGGACGAGTCGGACGACACCCCCTCCACGGCCCGCTCCCGTGAGGAGCTGGACGCCGAGGACGCCGCCATCGACGCCGCGAAGGACACGCCGCCGGAGGAGGAGACGGGGCTGCGGCGGCCGACCACCCGGGCCGCCGTGCAGGTCGCCGTGGGCTCGTCGCTGGCCATCGTCGGTGGGGAGCTGCTCTCCAGCCACCGCTGGTACTGGGCGGTGCTGACCTGCTGGATCGTGTTCCTCAACACCTCCTCCACGGGCGAGATCCTGGTCAAGGGATATCGCAGACTGCTGGGCACCGTGTTCGGGGTCGTGGCCGGCATCCTGCTGGCGGGTCTGGTCGGGCAGCACACCTGGACGGCGTTCGCGCTGGTGCTGCTGTGCGTGTTCGCGATGTTCTACACCGCGCCCCTGTCGTACACGCTGATGTCGTTCTTCGTCACGGCCGCGCTGGGGCTGCTCTACACCCTGCTGCACACCTACAGCCTCTCGGTGCTGGTGCTGCGGATCGGGGAGACGGCGCTCGGGGCGGCCTGCGGGGTGATCGCGGCGGCGCTGGTGCTGCCGGTCGCCACCGACCGGCGTACGAATGAGCTGCTCGCCACCGTGCTGGAGCGGCTCGGCGAGGTCACCGGGACGGCCGTCGAGCAGCTCAGCGGCGGACCTCCGGTGGAGCTGCTCGACCAGGCGCGGGACCTGGACCAGGCGCTGGCGGATCTGCGGGCCGCGACCCAGCCGCTGACCCACCCGGTCACCCCGCTGCGGGCCCGGCGCGATACCGCCCGCTATGTGGTGGCGCTGCTGGAGACGGCGGCCTATCACGCGCGCTCGCTGGCGGCGACCGCCGAGCTGCTGCCCACGCATCCCTCGATCGCGGCGGACCCCCGGCTGCGCGGGGCCGGGCGGCGGATCGCGCACAACATCGAGGCCATCGCCGCGCACGTCACCGACGAGCGGGCCACGGACCGGGTCGAGACCGGTCCGAGCATCGCCTCGCTCCTGGAACCCCAGGTCCCGGGCACCACCCGGTACGGCCGGGTCACCGACCGGGTGCTGCGGCACCTTCAGCGGCTCGACGAGTCCGTGGTGGGCCTGGCGCGGCCGCTGGGCGTTCCGGTCGGCACGTAG
- a CDS encoding DUF1206 domain-containing protein: MNPSAVAGAGRAPTEPKAAASTAEGAARAGLAARGVIYLLVGVLALQIAFGDRHRQADRPGALAELSDKPFGSVLLWALGTGLVGMALWRLSEAVFGSVGRDGRKPRKRLLALVRCLFYGFVAYSVLLFAASGDNGGGGGSTDEQSRDITATALDLPAGQWIVGIGGAAIVVAGGWIGVRAMRRSYRGKLKLGEMSRTGQRLTDVTGVGGGVARGLVFAALGAFAVRAAVDYEPDRAKGLDDTLRSFAETALGPWLLAAVAFGLLLFGLFSFAMAWRRRV, from the coding sequence ATGAACCCGAGTGCCGTGGCAGGGGCCGGACGCGCCCCGACCGAGCCGAAGGCCGCCGCTTCGACGGCGGAGGGCGCCGCCCGGGCGGGTCTGGCCGCGCGGGGCGTGATCTACCTGCTGGTCGGCGTCCTCGCCCTGCAGATTGCCTTCGGCGACCGCCACCGTCAGGCGGACCGCCCGGGCGCACTGGCCGAACTCTCCGACAAACCCTTCGGCTCCGTCCTGCTGTGGGCCCTGGGCACCGGCCTGGTCGGCATGGCCCTGTGGCGGCTCTCGGAGGCGGTCTTCGGCTCTGTCGGACGGGACGGCCGCAAGCCCCGAAAGCGTCTCCTGGCACTGGTCAGGTGCCTCTTCTACGGCTTCGTCGCCTACTCCGTGCTGCTCTTTGCCGCAAGCGGCGACAACGGCGGTGGCGGCGGTTCCACCGACGAGCAGTCCCGCGACATCACCGCCACCGCGCTGGACCTGCCCGCCGGACAGTGGATCGTCGGCATCGGCGGGGCCGCGATCGTCGTCGCCGGCGGGTGGATCGGCGTCCGGGCGATGCGCCGCAGCTACCGCGGCAAGCTCAAGCTCGGCGAGATGTCCCGGACCGGGCAGCGGCTGACGGACGTGACAGGCGTGGGCGGGGGCGTGGCCCGCGGTCTGGTGTTCGCCGCGCTCGGCGCCTTCGCCGTACGCGCCGCCGTCGACTACGAACCCGACAGGGCCAAGGGCCTGGACGACACCCTGCGCTCGTTCGCCGAGACGGCGCTCGGCCCGTGGCTGCTTGCCGCCGTCGCCTTCGGCCTGCTGCTGTTCGGCCTGTTCTCCTTTGCGATGGCATGGCGGCGACGCGTCTGA
- a CDS encoding saccharopine dehydrogenase family protein, giving the protein MRVLLVGAGGVGTAVTRIAARRRFFEAMVVADFDPARAEAAVAHLGDPRFRAERVDAGDEAAVAELLRRHSCDVLLNATDPRFVMPLFRAARTAGATYVDMAMSLSRPHSERPYQECGVKLGDEQFAEAEQWAKEGALALVGMGVEPGLSDVFARYAADELFDDIEEIGVRDGANLTVDGYDFAPSFSIWTTIEECLNPPVVYEADRGWFTTEPFSEPEVFDFPEGIGPVECVNVEHEEVLLVPRWVDARRVTFKYGLGEEFISTLRTLHLLGLDRTEPVTVPGPEGPVQVSPRDVVAACLPDPATLGERMRGKTCAGTWVRGVKDGAPREVYLYHVVDNEWSMAEYGSQAVVWQTAVNPVVALELLAGGAWSGAGVLGPEAFPARPFLDLLTEYGSPWGLREQ; this is encoded by the coding sequence ATGCGTGTACTGCTCGTGGGCGCCGGTGGTGTGGGTACCGCCGTGACCCGGATCGCCGCCCGGCGTCGGTTCTTCGAGGCGATGGTGGTCGCCGACTTCGACCCGGCGCGCGCCGAGGCGGCCGTCGCACACCTCGGCGACCCGCGCTTCCGCGCCGAGCGTGTCGACGCCGGCGACGAGGCCGCGGTGGCCGAACTGCTGCGGCGGCACTCCTGCGACGTGCTGCTCAACGCCACCGACCCGCGCTTCGTGATGCCGCTGTTCCGGGCGGCGCGAACCGCCGGTGCCACCTATGTCGACATGGCGATGTCCCTGTCGCGTCCGCACTCCGAGCGCCCGTACCAGGAGTGCGGGGTCAAGCTCGGCGACGAGCAGTTCGCCGAGGCCGAGCAGTGGGCGAAGGAGGGCGCGCTGGCTCTGGTCGGCATGGGAGTGGAGCCGGGTCTCTCGGATGTCTTCGCCCGGTACGCGGCCGATGAACTCTTCGACGATATCGAGGAGATCGGCGTCCGCGACGGCGCGAACCTCACCGTCGACGGCTACGACTTCGCCCCCTCCTTCAGCATCTGGACCACGATCGAGGAGTGCCTCAACCCGCCGGTCGTCTACGAGGCCGACCGGGGCTGGTTCACCACCGAACCCTTCAGCGAACCCGAGGTGTTCGACTTCCCCGAGGGCATCGGCCCGGTGGAGTGCGTGAACGTGGAGCACGAGGAGGTGCTGCTCGTCCCGCGCTGGGTCGACGCGCGCCGTGTCACCTTCAAATACGGCCTGGGCGAGGAGTTCATCAGCACGCTCAGGACGCTGCACCTGCTGGGCCTGGACCGCACCGAGCCGGTGACCGTACCGGGCCCCGAAGGGCCGGTGCAGGTCTCGCCCCGGGACGTGGTCGCCGCCTGTCTGCCGGATCCGGCGACGCTGGGTGAGCGGATGCGCGGCAAGACCTGCGCGGGCACCTGGGTGCGGGGCGTGAAGGACGGGGCGCCGCGGGAGGTGTACCTGTACCACGTCGTCGACAACGAGTGGTCGATGGCCGAGTACGGCAGCCAGGCCGTGGTGTGGCAGACGGCCGTCAACCCGGTCGTCGCGCTCGAACTCCTCGCCGGCGGCGCCTGGTCGGGCGCCGGCGTGCTGGGCCCGGAGGCCTTCCCGGCCCGTCCGTTCCTGGATCTGCTGACCGAGTACGGCTCTCCGTGGGGCCTGCGCGAGCAGTGA
- a CDS encoding WhiB family transcriptional regulator, whose amino-acid sequence MDDWRDRASCRHEDPDLFFPIGTSGPALLQTEQAKAVCRRCPVRERCLRWALDTGQAVGVWGATSEGERLALLRRTAVRRSSG is encoded by the coding sequence ATGGATGACTGGCGCGACCGTGCCTCCTGCCGCCACGAGGATCCCGATCTCTTCTTCCCGATCGGCACCTCGGGCCCGGCGCTGCTGCAGACGGAGCAGGCGAAGGCGGTGTGCCGGCGCTGTCCGGTGCGGGAGCGGTGTCTGCGCTGGGCGTTGGACACCGGGCAGGCGGTCGGGGTGTGGGGCGCAACGAGCGAGGGGGAGCGCCTGGCGCTGCTGCGGCGTACGGCGGTGCGCCGCAGCAGCGGTTAG
- a CDS encoding LysE/ArgO family amino acid transporter: MPTALATAAAGFGTGLSLIVAIGAQNAFVLRQGIRGHSVLAVVAICALSDAALIALGVGGVGAVVVAWPGVLTAVGWIGGAFLIGYGVLAARRVFRPAGALQADGQATGSRRRAVLTCLAMTFLNPHVYLDTVFLLGSVAADRGDLRWTFGLGAALASLCWFTALGFGARLLGPLLSRPAAWRIVDGLIAVMMLALGASLILGS, encoded by the coding sequence ATGCCCACCGCACTCGCCACCGCCGCCGCCGGTTTCGGAACCGGCCTCTCGCTCATCGTCGCCATCGGCGCCCAGAACGCCTTCGTCCTGCGCCAGGGGATCCGCGGCCACTCGGTGCTCGCCGTCGTCGCCATCTGCGCCCTGTCCGACGCCGCCCTCATCGCCCTCGGTGTCGGCGGCGTCGGCGCGGTGGTCGTGGCCTGGCCGGGGGTGCTGACGGCGGTCGGCTGGATCGGCGGCGCGTTCCTCATCGGCTACGGCGTCCTCGCCGCCCGGCGCGTGTTCCGTCCGGCCGGTGCGTTGCAGGCGGACGGGCAGGCCACGGGGTCACGGCGCCGGGCGGTGCTGACCTGTCTGGCGATGACCTTTCTCAACCCGCACGTCTACCTGGACACCGTGTTCCTGCTCGGCTCCGTCGCGGCCGACCGCGGTGATCTGCGCTGGACGTTCGGACTCGGCGCCGCGCTCGCCAGCCTGTGCTGGTTCACGGCGCTCGGCTTCGGCGCCAGGCTCCTCGGCCCGCTCCTCTCCCGGCCCGCGGCGTGGCGGATCGTGGACGGCCTGATCGCCGTCATGATGCTCGCGCTGGGTGCGTCGCTGATTCTCGGCAGCTGA
- a CDS encoding cyclic nucleotide-binding domain-containing protein, which produces MTKATKLLTALPPPQRQHLMTVAREVSFPEDARIFEAGGTADRFWVIRSGAVSLDQQVTSVQRVTVASLGAGDLLGWSWLFPPYQWDFGAEAFSPVRAYEFDAAAVLQLCEEDQQLGMILVRTVAEILAHRLEMTRGKLMEQYGMRRGSAL; this is translated from the coding sequence ATGACCAAAGCGACCAAACTACTGACCGCCCTTCCCCCGCCGCAGCGCCAGCACCTGATGACCGTGGCCCGGGAGGTCTCCTTCCCGGAGGACGCCCGTATCTTCGAGGCCGGCGGCACCGCCGACCGCTTCTGGGTGATCCGCTCCGGCGCCGTCTCGCTCGACCAGCAGGTGACATCCGTGCAGCGGGTCACCGTCGCAAGCCTTGGCGCCGGGGATCTGCTGGGCTGGTCCTGGCTGTTCCCGCCGTACCAGTGGGACTTCGGCGCGGAGGCCTTCAGCCCGGTGCGCGCCTACGAGTTCGACGCCGCGGCCGTGCTGCAGCTGTGCGAGGAGGACCAGCAGCTCGGCATGATCCTGGTCCGCACGGTCGCCGAAATCCTCGCCCACCGGCTGGAGATGACCCGGGGCAAACTCATGGAGCAGTACGGGATGCGCCGGGGCAGCGCGCTGTAG
- a CDS encoding aminotransferase class I/II-fold pyridoxal phosphate-dependent enzyme — MKADHNRAPVLEALAEYHRQGRTSFSPPGHKQARGADRAVREILGEAVFLGDVLASGGLDDRLTRGQVLQRAEELMADVVHADHTFFTTCGSSLSVKAAMLAVAGPQERLLIGRDAHKSVVSGLILAGIEPVWVEPQWDAERHLAHPPSPADFDRAFTEHPGVKGALVTSPTPYGTCADLRALAEICHGRSLPLIVDEAWGAHLPFHPDLPSWAMDAGADICVTSVHKMGSGLEQGSVFHLQGDLVPPHLLKMRSDLLGSTSPSVLIYAGLDGWRRQMALHGKELMGAALALAARVRASVERLDGMHVNDRDDFCGAGLAHDLDPLIVTIEVDGLGMTGYRAADWLRQYRSIDVHLTDHRRIGAQITHGDDEETVGELIAALEDLAAAASGLRPVPGVKVPPPAELHLEQVRTPREAFFGPTEDVPTDRAAGRIAAEMITPYPPGIPVVLPGERLTEPVLRYLLTGRDAGMNLPDPSDPHLETIRVTAGTE, encoded by the coding sequence ATGAAGGCCGATCACAACCGAGCACCGGTACTGGAGGCCCTGGCCGAATACCACCGTCAAGGGCGGACCTCGTTCTCGCCGCCCGGGCACAAGCAGGCCCGCGGCGCGGATCGCGCCGTGCGGGAGATCCTCGGGGAGGCGGTCTTCCTCGGCGACGTCCTGGCGTCGGGTGGGCTCGACGACCGGCTCACCCGCGGGCAGGTGCTGCAGCGTGCCGAGGAGCTGATGGCCGACGTGGTCCACGCCGACCACACGTTCTTCACCACGTGCGGCAGCTCCCTGTCCGTCAAGGCGGCCATGCTGGCCGTCGCGGGCCCGCAGGAGCGGCTGCTGATCGGGCGGGACGCCCACAAGTCCGTGGTGTCGGGGCTGATCCTCGCCGGGATCGAGCCGGTGTGGGTGGAGCCCCAGTGGGACGCCGAGCGGCATCTCGCGCATCCGCCGTCCCCGGCGGACTTCGACCGGGCCTTCACCGAGCACCCCGGCGTCAAGGGCGCGCTGGTCACCAGTCCCACGCCGTACGGCACCTGCGCCGATCTGCGGGCGCTCGCCGAGATCTGTCACGGGCGGTCGCTGCCGCTGATCGTGGACGAGGCCTGGGGCGCGCATCTGCCCTTCCATCCCGATCTGCCGTCGTGGGCGATGGACGCGGGCGCCGACATCTGTGTGACGAGCGTCCACAAGATGGGCAGCGGTCTCGAACAGGGTTCCGTCTTCCATCTCCAGGGCGACCTGGTGCCGCCGCACCTGCTCAAGATGCGCTCGGACCTCCTCGGCAGCACCAGCCCGTCGGTGCTGATCTACGCCGGTCTGGACGGCTGGCGCCGGCAGATGGCGCTGCACGGCAAGGAGTTGATGGGCGCGGCGCTGGCCCTCGCGGCCCGGGTGCGGGCCTCCGTCGAACGGCTCGACGGGATGCATGTGAACGACCGGGACGACTTCTGCGGCGCGGGCCTCGCACACGATCTCGATCCGCTGATCGTCACCATCGAGGTCGACGGGCTCGGTATGACCGGGTACCGGGCGGCGGACTGGCTGCGGCAGTACCGGTCCATCGACGTCCATCTCACCGACCACCGAAGGATCGGCGCGCAGATCACCCACGGGGACGACGAGGAGACAGTGGGCGAGCTGATCGCCGCGCTGGAGGATCTCGCGGCTGCCGCGTCAGGGCTGCGCCCGGTCCCCGGCGTGAAGGTGCCGCCGCCTGCCGAACTGCACCTCGAGCAGGTCCGAACACCACGGGAGGCGTTCTTCGGCCCCACCGAGGACGTTCCGACGGACAGGGCTGCCGGCCGGATCGCGGCCGAGATGATCACGCCGTATCCGCCGGGCATCCCGGTCGTCCTCCCCGGCGAGCGGCTGACCGAGCCGGTGCTGCGCTATCTGCTCACCGGGCGGGACGCGGGCATGAACCTCCCGGATCCGAGCGATCCGCATTTGGAGACGATCCGGGTGACGGCGGGTACGGAGTGA
- a CDS encoding LysR family transcriptional regulator ArgP — protein sequence MVTELPLDQVRTLLAVVDEGTFDAAAAALHVTPSAVSQRVKALEQRTGRVLLVRTKPVRPTESGAVVVRFARQLARLERDARAELGMGGAEEEATRVSIAVNADSLATWFLDALTRVPSEPPLCFELHREDEAHTAALLREGLVMAAVTSASEPVAGCSVRLLGRMRYVAAASPDFAERYLAGPLREALPQAPLVTFDRSDEIQDSFLRRLRWSGTGSVRHQIPTSEGFLAAIEAGLGWGMVPEIQAGTQLREGRLISLAPKRPLDVPLYWQQWKLDSPALASVAEVVATTATQALRA from the coding sequence ATGGTGACGGAGCTGCCCCTGGACCAAGTGCGCACGCTGCTCGCGGTGGTGGACGAGGGCACATTCGATGCCGCGGCGGCCGCGCTGCATGTGACGCCGTCCGCGGTCAGCCAGCGAGTCAAGGCGCTCGAGCAGCGCACCGGGCGCGTGCTGCTGGTGCGGACCAAGCCGGTACGGCCCACCGAGTCCGGTGCGGTCGTGGTGCGGTTCGCGCGCCAGCTCGCCCGGCTGGAGCGAGACGCGCGCGCCGAGCTCGGCATGGGCGGCGCCGAAGAGGAAGCGACCCGGGTGTCGATCGCGGTGAACGCCGACTCCCTGGCGACCTGGTTCCTCGACGCCCTCACCCGCGTACCGTCCGAGCCGCCGCTCTGCTTCGAACTGCACCGCGAGGACGAGGCCCATACGGCGGCCCTGCTCAGGGAGGGCCTGGTGATGGCGGCGGTGACCTCCGCGTCCGAGCCCGTGGCGGGGTGTTCGGTACGGCTGCTCGGGAGGATGCGGTACGTCGCTGCGGCGAGCCCCGACTTCGCCGAGCGGTATCTCGCCGGACCGCTGCGGGAGGCGCTGCCGCAAGCGCCGTTGGTGACCTTCGACCGCAGCGACGAAATCCAGGACTCCTTCCTGAGACGCCTGCGCTGGAGCGGCACGGGTTCGGTCCGCCATCAGATCCCCACCTCGGAGGGGTTCCTGGCGGCCATCGAGGCAGGACTGGGCTGGGGCATGGTCCCGGAGATCCAGGCCGGCACCCAATTGCGCGAGGGCCGCCTGATCTCCCTCGCCCCGAAGCGGCCGCTGGACGTCCCCCTGTACTGGCAGCAGTGGAAGCTGGACTCCCCCGCCCTCGCGTCAGTGGCGGAAGTGGTGGCGACGACGGCGACTCAGGCGCTGCGCGCCTAG